GACAACACGTGCTGCAAAAACCAAGAAGGCGGCTGGTCCTGCTGCCCTCTACCAGAGGTGACATGATGGCCGCCACTTTTTGTCCCAACACTTTTGATTTTGAAGGCTTTGCTGAATGATTGTTTTGCCTTTGTGATGCAGGCGGTCTGTTGCACGGATTTACAACACTGCTGCCCGAAAGGTTACACTTGCAACACGGCTGCCCGGACTTGCGATATGGACTTGGGTTCTGTGCCCTGGCTGAGGAAAGTACCAGCAATCCCCAAGCAGGATGCACACGAGCGGGATGTGGTTTGTgatgacacacacacttgtgaggAAGACTCCACCTGCTGTAAGACCCCGGCAGGAGAGTGGGAGTGCTGTCCTTTACCTCAGGTAAACGCATCACTGCTACGCTTTCTTCATTGTAGCTGCCGAGTTTCCAGTTGGAGGTTCTTACAAGAAGCTTCGTCCCACAACATTTGATAATGGAAGCAGAGGCCATCATTAGCCCTTCAACACTGCTTGTATTCATTTCCATATATTTCATTTCAACAAATCAATTCAATGTTTTATACATTTACTTTCATAATCTGATTGCTCTTGTTTGCCCCGAGTCAGCATTTATTCCAACGACAGCTTGTGAAAGCAGAACTAAGAGCTAAGTATCGCTTCCTTTCGGACTTTCCCCAGGCCGTGTGTTGTCCCGATGGGCAGCACTGCTGCCCCCACCACTACAAGTGTGACGAGCAGAGGGCCAAGTGCGTCCAAGAGGGCGCGGCGATCCCGTGGTACACAAAACTTCCATCCGTCTCCTTCGTGTCTCCACCGCAAGCCCCCGTCTGGACTTTAAGGCCGCAGTACGTGCAGTGTGATAACAAGAGCATGTGTGAAGATGGACAGACCTGCTGCAAGACCTCGCCAACAGATTGGGGATGCTGTCCTCTTCATAACGTATGAGCCACATCTCCAGCTGTAAAAATAAAGTAGAAACAGGAGACTTCATAACACAGAATGGTTGAAATCAGAGGTTCGTAGATGGCCTCAACATAGCTGGGACACCTAATGGTCATTAAGTTACCTTTATTTCactcatttgtatttgttttttattatttgtttacatttaatttcatttatatttttgtatacttttatttaagtcaagcaaatgtattttttttattgcttatgTCATCTATTGAGACATATAATTACTGTAAAAtgaatgtccaaagtgcattttagaggaatttatgaaaacattttgtcaaggaaatgaggacgGACATAACTTTTtgcaaataatgcataaattacAATGAAATTAAATCTTTCTTTTGAAATTGAACTAAATAAGtccacaaaatcagatatttcacttatacCAAAGCGGAAGATGGCTAAAATATTCCtcaattttacttcaaaattcAGTCAGATATGGGTTGTATATTACATACTTTAATATCATTGTGCCTGCGGCCCACCCAAAATGGATCCGCGATCCACTTTTAGGTCCCGACCAACCAGTTGAGAAGCACCGGTCTAAATAACCCCCTAATGAATACATGTATCTGTATTTAGTTGGAAATGCATGGACTTTGTATGAGAGTTTAATAATGTGATGAAACTTACTTTTGCAGGCGGTGTGCTGCAGTGACATGATCCACTGCTGCCCCCCCAGCTACACCTGCACCGCAGGCGGCAAATGCATCCAGAACCCTGCGCTCCTCTGACTTGTCGTCACCTTTTGATGACATGCAACATTCCATTAATGGCAGTCACTGGAAATACTGTATTGGCTGCTCCAACTGTGGACTGATAATTAAAAAGCCAACATGGTTCTAATCCTCAACTCTTTGactgctctgtgtgtgtttagCAACCAATAGGTTTTCTTTGAAAACTTTTCAGGACCTGCTAGAAAGGTCAATTTCCTGCGAAGTGAATGCTCACAGATGACGTCACTTAGCTGAAatgccaaaacaacaaaagaagcaAATCAATACCAGCTAACTAACTACACAATTCTGCTTCTGTGATCGTAATAACGTTAGCCAATGATTAGGAGCAGGCGGATCAATCCAAATATGATCCAAGCATTGATACCAAGAATGGTAGCCGTAGCAGATCGATACTAGCATGATGTGATTGTTATTGTTTCGTTCTCGTCTATGCTTATTTTCacgaataacttttttttttcttgttcatgTTGTGAAATACCTAATATGTGTATATTGTTATGGTATATTGCCCCCAGGGAATAAGTAATAGTTTTGCTTTTCTTTAGTTATTTTTCACTATTGAATTTGTTTGCTCAGACAATTGCATGTAATAAAAGTACTGTAAACACATTTGTATTATTGggttgatattgttacagtaTCTTATATATAGTCAGACattgttcaatattttttgtcataaaatatatatattttacaatatttgtgttatgttttattcTGACTATAATCTCGATCGACGAATTCAAGGCAAAAATCATTCCATGATCttgaaaaacttttaaaaagactTATCCGCATTGACAACTGTATTTACTTAGTATAAGATCGATACCAGAATCTGCAGTATCTCCAATCCCTAACAACTTTTTGTCGtcttcttttattattaagaaactttcaaaaaaatcatactttGTAATTTATATTTcccttttttaaattgtttattgttacttgttttttttaattatttataattacattttttatttgacttttcacTTCTGTGTATTGAAGCAGCCTTTTGGGGCACTATTTAAAGTTAGAAATCTATTTGGAAATTatgccatatttgttgtctAGTATTGTgtaatttttgtttaattattatGAAACGACTTCACTTCCGGTATCTTCCGGGTCGTCCTATAATTGGCCGACGCCTCTCCGTTCTGACGTATGACTCATTCTGTCCAAGATGGCGACACACCTGCTGTCATAGAGATGTCCCGCGGCTTAAAGCAATTGAGAGCCCTGGAAAGTGAGTGAGAATTACCCGACGGCGTAAAGGATTGGACTCTGTCGTCAGCCATGTCCACAGAGGAGTTGTCAGCCTCGGACAGCGAGGCCGTGTTGGCCGGCGCCGGAGAGCGCTGGGCACCGGTGGGCGCCGTGGCCACCCCCGAGGAGGAGAGAGCGAGCGTCGGCCAGCAGAGGCAGAGAGGCTCGGCCGGCGAGGAGGAAATGGCGGTGCGGCTGATGAGGCTGGAGGAGGAACAGGAGCAGCTCAACTCCTCTTTGCTTGCCCTCACGTCGCACTTCGCCCAGGTGCAGTTCCGCCTCAAGCAGATCGTCCACGCACAGAgcgaggagaaggagaagatgcTCACCGAGCTGGAGGACTTCGCCTTCAGGGGCTGCCCGCATGTGGTGGGCAGCAGGGCCTGGGACGCCCAGCAGATCCACAACACGGTGGGTCAGCAACACACACTAACAGACACTTGCTTTGGTTATTCTTATAGAAGGTTTTAATTAGCGCAGATTATTGTTAGTCTTTGACTAAGACAAGCAGCTGGATGATGTTTACAAGAGAGATACTACTATTGGATATCATtcaaagccctcctgtgtctAAGGACTTGTTCCATGAGTTTATAAACAATATACAAAGAtaacaatatatttgaacaacaaaaacacacatatttgtgaaaataaacaactgaaaaatatcaatctaATATCAATCACGCTAGTTTTGATCCCATACCTACCTATACTACCCAGGTATCAATaatatcgatatttggatcgatccgcaATTAGCTGACTTATTACAAATAATTGCAGAAAATAAGTGTATAGAATGTGCACTGCTatagcatgggtgtccaaaagtgtggccccgggggccatttgcagtccgcggctgtttttttattggcccctggcacattgtaaaagtatcatctaacaagaaaactaaaaaaaaaacaaaaaaaaaaacaccgtcaataatggtaaaatcagctgtaattttacaagaattaagtcaaaatattaagaaaaaaatgtttaattgtaCTACAATAACCTTATAATATAATGcggaaaaatgacattttagtagcataattaGTAGCAAGTAgcaagttatacagtatattataataataataataataaagtcagaatattacaagaagaaaatgtacaagaataaagtttaaaagttataatattctgggaaataaagtcttaaaatattatggtaataaagtcataatattccgagaagaaaatttacaaagattatttaacaagaaagtttaaatatttggaaaatttaaaaaaacaaaacaataaaagagtGCGGTTGACATTAATAATAGTCTTTCACCTATttgacaaagctgacatgcagttttttcttggaatatataTATGATCTTAGCATAACtagatgtgttgctttacaaaatatgaacgTGACCAAGTGGCATCCTTaaatttttcaatatgtggccctcgctggtaaaggtttggacacccctagtctAGAGTGTTATCTCTTTTGCTGATAGGGTTACATCACAcagataaaaataaatgaaaccattgcTGAGCGGATTAAAGCGGCTTTCCATGTCACATGTTTACTTTTGCTGGCTGATGTCTGCTACTTTACGTTTCCTTCTTTCTTTGTGTGAGTTATTTgactcagtgtaaaaaaaaaaaaaaaagaagaaaaaaacagcagtgaggAGATGCTTACCTTGTTTGATGAAGGCTGGTGTGTACACACAACCAGATAGCTGCCAGTGTGTACTTCCTGTTCTTCACGTTTAAAGTGGTGTCACCTGCTTCGCCTAAAAGTTTTATTTGTCCCCTTACACGCTTCACCTGCAGGGGGACCTGGTGAGTAGAAGTCAAGCGAGACTGTCAAGTGAGTGTTTGTGTTAGTAACGTGCCAAAAATGTCTGTTTGTCTTTCAGAGTGAGCGAGAGAAGCGTGAGCGCCTGGAGGCTCAGAGGGAGAAACAAAAAGATCTCATTTTCCAGCTGAAGACCCAGCTGGACGACCTGGAGCACTTTGCTTACCAGGAGGGCAGCTACGACTCGCTGCCGCAGTCGGTGGTCATGGAGAGGCAAAAGGTGAGCCAGCCGCTGCTCGCCCCGattgtgacttcctgtttgtaacGGATGGCATTCCTCAGGTTATCATTGACGAGCTGATCAAAAAGCTGGACGTCAACTTGAACGAGGACATCGGCAACTTGTCGCCGGAGGAGCTGCGATACCGAGTGGACGCCGCCATCGCACAGATCGTCAACCCGGCGCGTGTGAAGGAGCAGCTGGTGGAGCAGCTGAAAACGCAGATCCGAGACCTGGAGATGTTCATCAACTTCATCCAGGGTACAACACGGACTCACTTTGGAAGCTTTTGTTGCTTTACTGAACTTGAGTGTTGTTCCCGCAGATGAGGTGGGCAACCCTCTCCTGTCTGATGGCTCGCCTCAAGCATCCTCCGCCAAGGCCAGGGCCCCCGGAGTGAAGAGGACAGGTTTGTAGCAGACCTTCTGCTGCTTTGCTTGAACCTGTGAATGATCCATTTGACATGTCTTGTGTTCAATCACTGCAGTGGACCCGGAGCAGGCCCAGAGGATGCGGGAGACGGGTCTGCAGCTGATCCAGAAGGCGCTTGCCGTACTGCAGATCTTCGCCGCCAGCCAGTTTGGCTGCTCGGCCAGCCAGGTTCCCACGAGCATGTGGCCTCAAGAGTCGGGCCAGCGAGACTACGGTCCTCTGCTGCAGCGCCTGGAGGCAATGGTAGAGAAGGTGCGAGTGCTGGGCTCACGCAGACAGCCGGCCCTTGAGCACGTAGTCAACTACACCAGCAACTCGGCGCTGGGACCGCGGGACGAGCTGACGACGTGCGTCAGGAAGGAGCTGGCGATGGCACTAAAGGACTTGTTGGCCCACGGCCTGGTGTCGCCGTCACAGACCGTCAGCCTGGTGCTGGCACCCATCTCCTGCCTGCTGCCCTACAGGGCCACCCCGCAGACCATGCATCCCTGGGAACTCTTTGTCAAGTACTACCACTCCAAAAACGGCAAGGCCTTCGCCGAGTCACCGGCTCGCCAGCTCTCGCAGTCCTTCAGCCTGCCTGTAGGTGGCGGCCCCATCACAGTCACCCCCAAACAGTCTCTGCTTTGGGCCGTCCACACTGTGCTGAAGGAGCACGGGCGCTACAAGCGAGGTCCAGACATGGAGTTCAAGGCGCTGGTGTGCATGGCGCTCAACGAGCAGCGTCTGGTGTCCTGGCTCAACCTGCTGTGTAAGGCGGGAACACTCGTGCACCCGCACTACCTCTCCTGGAGCTACATGGCGCAGACTGGCTTCGAGGGTGCCCTGCGCATCCTGGGACGCATCAGCCACCTCAAATTTAACCTCCCTGTCGACCTGGCCGTGCGACAGCTGAAAAACATCAAGGACGCTTTCTGAAGCGAGCAGACGTTACACGCTGGACGCTGAACGTGGCACAGCAGCAACGTGACCAAGATGATGACGCTGCAAACATCATCTGCAGATCCTCTTCAAAATGTCTCCAAAGATATGCTATGTTGTGTCATTGCCTTTGACTTGAAGTGACCTCGCCTTCTTCCTGAGCTTCATGACCGCTAAACATTCCTGCGCTACCGAGGATGGACGTGTACGCTAACCGCTAACTGTAATGTGGCTCACAATCCAAGATGGACGCACACACACGGCAACCTCCCGACCTGCTGCTTTTAgctgaaaaagtacattttgccgCTTTGTTTGTCTCATGGCTGCTGAACAAGTGAAGTCTCGCAGTTCCGCTTCAAGCTGTTCTTTGGGTGTAAAGTGATTTATTTGATTGAATGACaaacatgtatttattgttttgttacgtGATTACAGTAAAACAATATTTGGTTGTGTTTCATCCTGAGTAGCAAGTATCTTATGCCCGAATGTAAAAATACAGATGCTATTAAAGCTGTAGCGATGATAGCAGCACTAATacatcatcctcatcctcacacgtttaagtcattcatttttgtgcaacgggagacacattttatttgaGTTTGTTGTCATGTTAATGCCAGCTGTTATTTATGTAtgcagtaatttatttattgaattgcaTTTTTTAGCTTTAAAAGGTAAAGCATCTCAGCAGACTTTCTAAGCAGGTGCTGTGCTCATTCTTCAGTCCAGTAGCAGAAGCCAGGCCGATTGCTGCGTATGTAGCTATTCAAATTCTTATTTAGTCTTATTTCTTCACCTCCAACACTAAGAATATGTCAAGATGTTGAATTAAGTTCTGTTTTGGGGTGCACACATTCTCATGGTGTTTCATTCCGTTGACCAGCAGATTGAAACTGATTAAACGCATTGCTGTGCTTCTCATGAGTCTTCTTCCTTTTCTTGACCACAAAGTCAACCGTCTTTCAccaattgtgattaattgtaaaaaaaaaattcacaaaaattgaaatattttgtattgttttgttaaaACTATACATTAAATCAGAAATGGCAGCATATAAAAATACTTCCGGAAGTGTCGTATTCTTTAAAAATATTGCCGTAATTTCAccaattttaatttattgtgaaaatgtttttaatttcgccaaaatataaatattttttattttgtacagtTTTGTTAAAACTATACATTAATGTATAAGTAATTTTTTTATCTTATAGATGTAATTTTACCAGTcgtcattaattttttttaaatccttgtAATCGTACCAAAAGATTTATAGATATATTAATTTTGTATAGTGttattacattgtcttataAATGGcagcttgtttgtctatatgtgtcctgcgattggctggcgaccagtgcagggtgtacgcCGCTTCTCGCctaaagacagctgggataggctccagcatacccccgcgaccctaattagaataggtggcatagaaaaaaatggatggacaaatgGCGGCGTATAAACATACTTCCGGAAGTTACGTATTTTTAAACTATAGTTATAATTTTACCAattataattaatcatttaaaacatcgtaattttaccaaaataaatgtatagatattttattttctatagtTTTATTAAAACTAAGCTTAAACTCAGAAATTGCGGCGTCTAATACACTTTCGGAAGTGACGTACACATCAGCGGGTCAAAGTTCACAAAAACCTTTCCAACTTCCTTTCCTGCCAGCGTAGGCCGAAGAACAGCATCAGTGAGTGAACGTTCCTGTGCAATAATCTGGAAACATCGTCCAGAATCTGGCCCATTTAAATATTATATCGAAGCACACCGAGACTATACAGTCTACCAAACGAGACGCGATTGTTATGTCTGTAAATTTATACCGGATAAATAATCAAAATTAGTGTTTACTGCTACGCGACGGTCCTTTGGTGTTCATTCCAACATGGCAACCTTCCTAACGTAACGACACCTGCCATGCTACGTACCTACACGTTAAATACGTTATTCTGACAGGGACGCGCTTCGTAAGGTTTCCTATCTTACCTCGTGTGAAAATATTTTGTTGTAGCGCAAAATAATTCTTAGCTGTTAGCCGCTGGAAGCCAGAAGCTAAAGCTAACTTGTGCTAGCTAGTCAGTCAGCATCGAGACAGATGCCTGTAGTTTCACTTTTTCCTAttgactgtgtttgtgtgtgacatgTTCACCTGATTGTTGGTTTATTCATGCAGAAATGGGCAAGTTTATGAAGCCTGGTAAGGTGGTGATGGTCCTCGCTGGACGCTACGCCGGCCGCAAAGCTGTCATCGTTAAGGTAAATAAATCCTTTACTGCTTTTAAGGTCAGGATGTTGACCTGCGGGACATGGAGCTTAATATGACTCAGATGTAAAGAATGTTTTTAACCCTTTTGCTGTCCACTTCCAGAATATCGATGATGGTACGGCTGACCGGCCTTACAGCCACGCTCTGGTCGCTGGCATCGACCGCTACCCCCGCAAGGTGaccaccaccatgggcaagaaGAAGGTTGCCAAGAGGTCCAAGATCAAGGCTTTTGTCAAGGTCTTCAACTACAACCACCTCATGCCCACAAGGTCAGTGGCTGGCTCGCTCACTCGGATGATGAACGATGTGAGAGGGACAACTCTCGAACTTTCCTCCATGTTACTCCGGTTACCTCAAGACCTCTTGGAACCTAGCAGACGAGGTTCATGGAGATCATTTCATTGCAGAATATCTTCACAGCGCTGTTGACTTAATTCCTGCTGCTCTTCAGTCAGCAAAGTTCATTTTAGATGAACAAGTGCCTGACAGTTCAACTtgctaataaaataaatcatctcTGGATTGTtgaatccgaggccatggttctgagtcggaaaagggtggattgcacccttcagtttgggaatgaggtcctgccccacatggaggagttcaagtatctcggggtcttgttcacgagtgagggaaggttggagtgtgaggttgacaggcggatcggcgcagcgtctgcagtaccggaccgtcgtgaagagagagctgagccggaaggcacagctctcaatttaccggtccatctacagtatgttcccaccctcacctatggtcatgagctttgggtcgtccAAAGAGattgtggatacaagcggctgaaattagtttcctcagtagggtggctggactcaccctaagagagagGGTGACGAGCCAGTtaaggtggcttgggcatctagtccggatgcctcccagacccctccctggtgaggtgttccgggcatgcacAGGCAGGTGAAGGCCCCCGGGCAGACCTagaacacgctggagggattatgtctcacagctggcctgggaaacccttggtgtcctcccggtggaactgtaagaggtggccggggactgggaagtctgggcttcccttctAGGACTGCCTCCCCTGTgacccagataagtggaagaagatggatggattgttgaAGTTCAGCTGCTCAGTTTCAGTTAGCATACTCTTGTAGATGAAcaggtttagtttttttttttttttttttttaaatcggcaTCAGCAGTGGAGTTTTAAACGTATTTTTCAATCTGCAGATACTCCGTGGACATTCCCCTCGACAAAACTGTGGTCAACAAGGACGTCTTCAGGGATCCTGCTCTAAAATGCAAAGCCAGAAGGGAGGCCAAGATCAAGTTTGAAGAGAGGTGAGATGCCTTTTAGTGTTTTTGAGGGGAATCCAGTTGTTGGTGGTTTTGGATTCCAATTTGCGTAATTGGCCATGACAGGTTTGCtgaatgagcaaaaaaaaaaacatgtttggaactacaaatgaacttctGTCTTGTCTTTGGTGGCGTGCGTGCGTTGACtaactttttgaaaaaataagagTACCTACAGGGGTTtgattacttgctaaatatagcaacactGACCCTTCCTGCTACATTGTCTTATCTGGTAGTTCAGGTGCGTTGAGTGTATGAGCAAGGCTGAAGTTTATTTAAGTGGGTCCCCACAAATGAATACATGTATGAGAAActactttttatactttttcTGTGAATGTTTTAGTGGTGTGACTAATCTGTTgaactttgtttgtttgcaggtACAAGACGGGCAAGAACAAGTGGTTCTTCCAAAAGCTCAGATTCTAAATTCACTTGGTTTCagtaataaaaaatgttaatgtgaCTTTCAGTTGTGGTGTGCCATCATCTGGAAAGATCTACAGCATGTGGATGAGGGAAGGAAACAGGAGTAAATGGGAGTCAAATGGgatttaatgtaaaaataaaatgccaaGTAAAGATAAACAGCACATACAAAGACAAGAGAATATCTAAAAGACACACGCTGACATGACAGTTGTCAGCAGGCACTTTGACGAGAGCATAAAAACATTTCACGACTGGAAGACTGCTGACCTAATTTCATAGGAAGGACCAAATAATTTAAAcctgtaaaaacaaatattctCACGATAAACTAGTGCAGACATTCAGCTTTGCGCTCTAACTTCCAGCTTTAGCATTTTTGTGCAGTTCAAACTGTCTCGTCCTACCTGGCTGGGAAACCGCTCAGGAGTGCAAAGTGACGTCAGCAGTGACGTGGCGCCACCGTACTGGTCCACGGCAATGACGACGTGTCAATGTAACAATTTTGAGAACCAactacagtggtatgaaaaagtatctgaaccttttggaatttctcacatttctgcataaaaatcaccatcaaatgtgatctgatctttgtcaaaatcacacagatgaaaaaacagtgtctgctttaactaaaaccacccaaacatatATAGGTTTTCATGAGGatgaggatagcatgcaaacaatgacggaagggggaggaataagtaactgaaccccCTGCCTAAGGAGACCTAAAGAGcaattgaaaccaatttttaccaaacaattcaagtcaggtgtgcgcccaatcactgatgagtggtttaaagctaccctgcccactataaaacacacagaatttgtaagaattgtcttgatgagaagcattgtctgatgtgcaccatggcttgctcaaaagagCTGTCTGAAGACCTACGATCAAGAATTGTTGATTTGTATAGCTgggaaaggatacaaaaacatcTCCCAAGTCTGGATGTTCATCAATTGACAGTCGGAGAAGTTGTCTACAAATGGAGAGAGTTTGGCACTGTTGCTTCTCTCCCAAGGAGTGGCCGCCCACCAAAGATGACGCCAACAGTTCAGCGCAGAATACAAGGTAATAAGAGGTAAAAAAGAACCCTAGAGTGTCTGCTAAAGACTTACAGAAATCACTGGCACAGTCCAATATCTCTGTGCACACATCAACTATATGTAAAACAATGGCCGAGAATGGTGTTCATGGGAGGACTCCACAGAGGAAGCCACTGCTGTCTacaaaaaacattgttgcttgtttaatgttcgcaaaaaggcacttggacactccacagaagttttgtcaaaatattttgtggactgatgaaaccaaagttgaattgCTTGGGAGGAACACAACGTTATGTGTGGGGGAAAAATGGAACAGCTCACcaaaatcaacacc
This genomic interval from Dunckerocampus dactyliophorus isolate RoL2022-P2 chromosome 18, RoL_Ddac_1.1, whole genome shotgun sequence contains the following:
- the rpl27 gene encoding 60S ribosomal protein L27 gives rise to the protein MGKFMKPGKVVMVLAGRYAGRKAVIVKNIDDGTADRPYSHALVAGIDRYPRKVTTTMGKKKVAKRSKIKAFVKVFNYNHLMPTRYSVDIPLDKTVVNKDVFRDPALKCKARREAKIKFEERYKTGKNKWFFQKLRF
- the rundc1 gene encoding RUN domain-containing protein 1, translated to MSTEELSASDSEAVLAGAGERWAPVGAVATPEEERASVGQQRQRGSAGEEEMAVRLMRLEEEQEQLNSSLLALTSHFAQVQFRLKQIVHAQSEEKEKMLTELEDFAFRGCPHVVGSRAWDAQQIHNTSEREKRERLEAQREKQKDLIFQLKTQLDDLEHFAYQEGSYDSLPQSVVMERQKVIIDELIKKLDVNLNEDIGNLSPEELRYRVDAAIAQIVNPARVKEQLVEQLKTQIRDLEMFINFIQDEVGNPLLSDGSPQASSAKARAPGVKRTVDPEQAQRMRETGLQLIQKALAVLQIFAASQFGCSASQVPTSMWPQESGQRDYGPLLQRLEAMVEKVRVLGSRRQPALEHVVNYTSNSALGPRDELTTCVRKELAMALKDLLAHGLVSPSQTVSLVLAPISCLLPYRATPQTMHPWELFVKYYHSKNGKAFAESPARQLSQSFSLPVGGGPITVTPKQSLLWAVHTVLKEHGRYKRGPDMEFKALVCMALNEQRLVSWLNLLCKAGTLVHPHYLSWSYMAQTGFEGALRILGRISHLKFNLPVDLAVRQLKNIKDAF
- the LOC129171563 gene encoding progranulin-like — translated: MQRLAVFCWAVLVLVHAQEGKEGDKLTSSYKCRPSDQGIPCADGKRCCLEGHRCSADGLWCIKKELPSVIICPDGVSECPDASTCCANPEGRWGCCPVPQAVCCEDKVHCCPEGTLCDVQHSKCVSQSSGEDMPMWDKLPARRRDDWENQKANSVRCNEKVSCQDDNTCCKNQEGGWSCCPLPEAVCCTDLQHCCPKGYTCNTAARTCDMDLGSVPWLRKVPAIPKQDAHERDVVCDDTHTCEEDSTCCKTPAGEWECCPLPQAVCCPDGQHCCPHHYKCDEQRAKCVQEGAAIPWYTKLPSVSFVSPPQAPVWTLRPQYVQCDNKSMCEDGQTCCKTSPTDWGCCPLHNAVCCSDMIHCCPPSYTCTAGGKCIQNPALL